A part of Blastopirellula retiformator genomic DNA contains:
- a CDS encoding sulfatase has translation MRRLSLLVVAILLAPISFGSSLLAEEKRPNVLFIAVDDLRTELGCYGDDWIKSPNIDKLAASGTVFSRAYCQQAVCSPSRTSLMTGLRPDSTRVYDLVTHFRKNAPNVVTLGQHFKQNGYYSVSMGKIYHGGYDDAPTWSEPARKPKGGGGYALPENRAMISQKRAAAKKQGLTGTKLSRAARGPATEMADVKDNAYTDGAIADLAVKSLQELSKRDEPFFLAVGFTKPHLPFNAPKRYWDMYDPAEIELADNPFPPKNVTPYSLTSWGEMRVYEGIPKKGDLTEEKARELKHGYYACVSFTDANVGQLLNELDKLQLADDTIVVLWGDHGWKLGEHNGWCKHTNFENDANAPLIIRAPGQKAPGKPSDALVEFVDIYPTLCDLAGLDKPQHLEGSSAAPLLDKPGAKWKPAAFSQYPRGAVMGYTMKTDRYRFTAWKNKKTGEVLETELYDHQVDPAENENVAGEAKNAELVAQLQKQLDAGWKAARPE, from the coding sequence ATGCGCCGACTTTCTCTCCTTGTGGTCGCTATCTTGTTGGCCCCGATTTCTTTCGGTTCTTCCCTGCTGGCTGAAGAGAAGCGGCCGAACGTGTTGTTTATCGCGGTCGACGACCTGCGGACCGAGCTGGGCTGTTATGGCGACGATTGGATCAAGAGCCCCAACATCGACAAGCTGGCCGCCTCCGGCACCGTCTTCTCGCGGGCCTATTGCCAGCAGGCGGTTTGCTCGCCGTCGCGGACCAGCTTGATGACTGGGCTGCGTCCCGATTCGACCCGGGTGTATGACCTGGTGACCCACTTCCGCAAGAACGCGCCGAACGTGGTGACGCTGGGTCAGCACTTCAAGCAGAACGGCTATTACAGCGTCAGCATGGGGAAGATCTATCACGGCGGCTATGACGACGCGCCGACCTGGAGCGAACCGGCCCGCAAGCCGAAAGGTGGTGGCGGCTATGCGCTGCCTGAGAACCGCGCGATGATCAGCCAGAAACGGGCCGCTGCGAAGAAGCAAGGTTTGACGGGAACCAAGCTGAGCCGCGCCGCTCGTGGTCCGGCGACCGAGATGGCCGACGTCAAGGACAACGCTTACACAGATGGCGCGATCGCTGACCTGGCGGTCAAGTCGCTGCAGGAACTGAGCAAGCGAGACGAGCCGTTCTTTTTGGCGGTTGGTTTCACCAAGCCGCACCTGCCGTTCAACGCGCCGAAAAGGTATTGGGACATGTACGACCCGGCCGAAATCGAACTGGCCGACAATCCTTTTCCACCGAAGAACGTGACCCCCTACTCGCTGACCAGCTGGGGCGAGATGCGAGTCTATGAAGGGATCCCGAAAAAGGGAGACCTGACCGAGGAGAAGGCCCGCGAGTTGAAACATGGCTACTATGCCTGCGTCAGCTTTACCGACGCCAACGTTGGCCAATTGCTGAACGAACTCGACAAGCTTCAGCTTGCGGACGACACGATCGTCGTGCTGTGGGGAGACCATGGTTGGAAGTTGGGAGAGCACAACGGCTGGTGCAAACATACGAACTTTGAAAATGACGCCAACGCCCCGCTGATCATCCGGGCGCCCGGTCAAAAGGCGCCAGGCAAGCCGAGCGACGCGTTGGTCGAGTTTGTCGACATCTACCCGACGCTCTGCGATCTGGCGGGCCTGGACAAGCCGCAGCATTTGGAAGGATCAAGCGCCGCGCCCCTGCTCGACAAACCGGGTGCGAAATGGAAACCGGCCGCGTTCAGCCAATACCCGCGCGGCGCCGTGATGGGCTACACGATGAAGACCGATCGCTATCGCTTCACCGCTTGGAAGAACAAGAAGACGGGCGAAGTGCTGGAGACCGAGCTGTACGATCACCAGGTCGATCCGGCCGAAAATGAAAACGTCGCCGGCGAGGCGAAAAATGCGGAGCTGGTTGCGCAGTTGCAAAAGCAGTTGGACGCTGGTTGGAAGGCTGCACGCCCGGAATGA